A genomic stretch from Vibrio neptunius includes:
- a CDS encoding DUF3299 domain-containing protein → MKKIILLVILAMSFMTPSIVSAKENILKLDWIDLIPESERKQFDSSGMPVTDHSGQAAKQSLMGKVRQELNGSQVKIPGFVIPLEGDENKVTEFLLVPYFGACIHVPPPPPNQIIYVKFPKGAPVQELWDVIYVVGTLKTETINHDLAETGYVLEGTAIEEYDDY, encoded by the coding sequence ATGAAAAAGATAATATTATTAGTCATATTAGCCATGAGCTTTATGACACCTTCTATAGTCAGTGCTAAAGAAAATATTCTCAAACTGGACTGGATCGACCTGATCCCAGAAAGTGAACGAAAGCAATTCGATTCATCTGGTATGCCAGTGACTGATCACTCCGGTCAGGCTGCCAAGCAATCATTGATGGGCAAGGTCCGTCAGGAGCTCAACGGCAGTCAGGTTAAAATACCTGGTTTTGTGATTCCGTTGGAAGGGGATGAAAACAAAGTCACCGAATTTCTGCTGGTGCCATACTTTGGTGCATGTATTCACGTGCCACCACCTCCGCCGAACCAGATCATCTACGTGAAGTTCCCTAAAGGGGCGCCGGTGCAAGAGCTGTGGGATGTGATTTACGTGGTCGGTACGCTGAAAACGGAAACCATCAACCATGATCTGGCTGAAACAGGTTACGTCTTAGAAGGCACCGCGATCGAAGAGTACGATGACTACTAA
- a CDS encoding TIGR03899 family protein codes for MSEKQKPVVIEHESSAESRHEKKKTYIKDSASRVMNIAQTHGLDALLQKDSPEKTALERALIRERRYKEQKQKNLEQILKLAHLSCKDETAGDPDQDWLHRFFNMAQEVHNASMQRLWAQVLKREVTNPGSTSMKALKVLQDMSPKEAQTLQRAASLACSFGGDTSRKLLIGYRAQGGIFSFGKRNITGNINVGNFQLPYSSLLVLFELGLMHGTELESGEIELDSPLPLTYQGKQLSLQAHSKGVRLLYYRFSPTGNELCKLLGNKPNMQYYDQMVALLSQKFTASTDAQPSVDTTV; via the coding sequence ATGTCGGAAAAGCAAAAGCCAGTGGTTATAGAGCACGAGTCCAGCGCTGAATCACGGCATGAGAAAAAGAAAACCTATATCAAAGATAGTGCCAGTCGAGTGATGAACATTGCTCAAACCCATGGTTTGGATGCCTTATTACAAAAAGACTCACCAGAAAAAACGGCATTAGAACGCGCCCTCATTCGCGAGCGCCGTTACAAAGAGCAGAAACAAAAAAATCTTGAACAAATCCTTAAGCTCGCTCACCTATCCTGTAAAGATGAAACCGCGGGCGACCCCGATCAAGATTGGCTGCACCGCTTCTTCAACATGGCTCAGGAAGTACATAACGCCTCAATGCAGCGCCTATGGGCACAAGTGTTAAAACGCGAAGTCACCAACCCAGGTTCAACGTCAATGAAAGCGCTCAAGGTGCTACAAGATATGTCACCTAAGGAAGCACAGACCTTGCAGCGTGCCGCCTCTTTAGCGTGTAGTTTTGGTGGCGATACCAGTCGCAAGCTTTTAATTGGCTATCGGGCACAAGGGGGTATTTTCAGCTTTGGTAAGCGTAATATTACCGGTAATATCAACGTTGGTAATTTTCAGCTTCCCTACTCAAGCCTGTTGGTCTTATTTGAACTTGGTCTGATGCACGGCACTGAGTTGGAGTCAGGTGAAATTGAGCTCGATTCCCCCTTACCGCTTACCTACCAGGGCAAGCAGTTATCACTTCAAGCGCACAGCAAAGGGGTTCGACTTCTCTACTACCGCTTTAGTCCAACTGGCAATGAATTGTGTAAGCTACTTGGAAACAAGCCAAACATGCAGTATTACGATCAGATGGTCGCTTTGCTCAGCCAGAAATTCACCGCAAGTA